The following proteins are encoded in a genomic region of Ornithodoros turicata isolate Travis chromosome 6, ASM3712646v1, whole genome shotgun sequence:
- the LOC135399048 gene encoding 6-phosphofructo-2-kinase/fructose-2,6-bisphosphatase-like isoform X9, whose amino-acid sequence MIGAISSCGAKPFPVRGDRTNYVNVPHVIAMVGLPARGKTYIAKKLTRYLNWIGINTRVFNVGEYRRQATEAYKSHDFFRADNAQAMAIRSKCALDALEDMCKWLENYGEVAVYDATNTTYERRRLIYNVVCERFGFKLFFVESYCDDPKIIEANIREVKVNSPDYKDMNKDDALLDFVHRIEHYKACYQPLDEVQEKQYSFMKIFNTGQKVVVHRHEGHIQSRVVYYLMNIHIMPRSIYLTRHGESILNLQGRIGGDADLSERGREYAVALAKFIKNQNIPRLRVWTSQLNRTIQTAAGIDAPQERWKALNEIDAGICEEMTYEEIQQKFPEEFAARDQDKFHYRYPRGESYEDLVARLEPVIMELERQENVLVVAHQAVLRCLLAYFLDNNSEELPYLRVPLHNIVKLTPMAYGCEVEKFDVPIAAVDTHREKPAVSKVDELASQVNDMTVSLNDSNGVEITVNGI is encoded by the exons GTGACAGGACCAATTATGTCAATGTCCCTCACGTCATTGCTATGGTGGGTCTCCCAGCCAGGGGCAAAACGTACATTGCGAAGAAACTGACCCGCTACCTCAACTGGATCGGGATTAACACGAGAG TTTTCAATGTCGGAGAGTACCGTCGACAAGCCACCGAGGCGTACAAGAGCCACGATTTCTTCAGGGCGGACAATGCCCAAGCTATGGCTATTAGGAG taaGTGTGCCTTGGATGCACTCGAAGACATGTGCAAGTGGCTGGAAAATTACGGAGAAGTTGCG GTATATGATGCCACAAATACAACGTACGAACGACGGAGGCTCATCTACAATGTTGTCTGCGAGAGGTTTGGGTTCAAGCTGTTCTTCGTCGAGTCATACTGTGATGACCCCAAGATAATTGAAGCGAACATTCGT GAGGTGAAGGTAAACAGTCCAGATTACAAAGACATGAACAAAGATGATGCCCTCCTTGATTTCGTTCACCGCATCGAGCATTACAAAGCGTGCTACCAGCCTCTCGATGAGGTCCAAGAGAAACAGTACTCCTTCATGAAGATCTTCAACACTGGTCAGAAGGTTGTGGTTCACCGACACGAAG GTCATATCCAGAGCCGCGTTGTCTACTATCTCATGAACATTCACATAATGCCGCGTTCCATTTACCTGACCAGG CATGGTGAAAGCATATTGAACCTTCAAGGCAGGATTGGTGGTGATGCCGATCTCTCCGAACGTGGACGTGAG TATGCAGTAGCCTTGGCAAAGTTCATCAAGAACCAGAACATCCCACGGTTAAGAGTGTGGACTAGTCAACTGAACCGTACCATCCAGACAGCAGCAGGCATTGATGCTCCACAAGAGAGGTGGAAGGCTCTTAACGAAATCGATGCT GGAATATGCGAAGAGATGACCTACGAAGAAATTCAACAGAAGTTTCCCGAAGAGTTTGCCGCTAGAGACCAGGATAAATTTCACTATCGCTACCCAAGAGGGGAG TCTTACGAAGACCTTGTTGCCAGGCTCGAGCCAGTGATCATG GAGCTGGAACGGCAGGAAAATGTGCTAGTGGTGGCTCATCAAGCCGTTCTGCGTTGCCTGCTTGCCTATTTCCTGGACAAtaattctg AGGAACTGCCCTACTTGCGTGTCCCCCTTCACAACATAGTGAAGCTGACCCCCATGGCTTACGGATGCGAAGTGGAGAAGTTCGACGTCCCCATCGCTGCTGTGGACACCCACAGGGAGAAGCCCGCCGTAAGTAAAGTTGACGAGCTGGCGAGCCAGGTCAACGACATGACCGTCTCTCTTAACGATAGCAACGGTGTCGAAATTACTGTGAATGGAATCTAG